A DNA window from Cobetia marina contains the following coding sequences:
- a CDS encoding class II aldolase/adducin family protein, which yields MPKPAIEETLRADLAAAYRLLERNGWSDQVFTHISVRLPGETPAFLINAYGLLPEEITASNLVTIGIDGQKLNSDDPEVNPAGFTIHSAIHMHRHDAVCVMHTHTLAGMAVAALEEGLLPLNQTNMAFYNRVAYYDYEGIPLDLEVRNRIVAALGNRQCAILRNHGLLTTGRSVAEAYFNMFYLNKACEIQLEAMKMGRPLIMPSQQECEFTAQQFENPRYHAESVALTWAAELRRLDREAPDFRL from the coding sequence ATGCCAAAACCCGCGATTGAAGAGACCTTGAGAGCCGATCTGGCCGCCGCCTATCGCCTGCTTGAGCGAAACGGCTGGAGCGATCAAGTTTTCACTCATATATCTGTACGCCTGCCAGGTGAGACACCGGCTTTCCTGATCAATGCCTATGGCTTGCTGCCAGAAGAGATTACCGCCTCCAATCTGGTCACTATCGGTATTGATGGGCAGAAACTGAATAGTGATGATCCTGAGGTAAATCCTGCGGGCTTCACGATTCACAGTGCCATCCACATGCATCGTCATGATGCCGTATGCGTCATGCATACTCATACTTTGGCTGGCATGGCAGTCGCGGCATTGGAAGAGGGTCTTCTTCCTCTGAATCAAACCAACATGGCCTTCTACAATCGCGTGGCCTATTACGACTACGAAGGCATTCCACTCGATCTTGAAGTCCGTAATCGCATCGTGGCAGCACTCGGTAATCGACAATGCGCCATTCTGCGCAATCACGGACTGCTGACCACCGGCCGCAGTGTCGCTGAGGCTTACTTCAACATGTTCTACCTCAATAAGGCCTGCGAGATTCAGCTTGAGGCGATGAAGATGGGTCGCCCTCTCATCATGCCTTCACAACAAGAGTGTGAATTCACTGCTCAGCAGTTCGAGAACCCTCGCTACCACGCAGAAAGCGTGGCATTGACCTGGGCTGCGGAACTACGGCGTCTGGACAGAGAAGCGCCCGACTTCCGTCTCTAG
- a CDS encoding YjiH family protein yields MTDRPTPVASEVPQSRYSTKQLLKCLIPTLLGVLLFFTPISVDGRTTIMIAFVIDYINDVLKPFMVTATAAVAIIPSLITLAVTFSPLRHRKGRLITLFNPGMGWTIVRVIGALLMTMVYFEVGPEWVWSRNTGGVMLYDVGPVVLAIYFLSALLLPLLTDYGLMEFAGTLCSRMFERLFGLPGRAAVDCLASWLSASSVGIILTTQQYRQGFYNSREACTIATNFSIVSIAYSYLLLKLIGLEEMFIQWYIAVAITGVLCAIIVPKLPPLRNKLPVYHPAVGKQLKTDRRPGEGVLALGLRRAVERAEQANSPTEQLKQGLQISADVAFSIYPAMMLVGCVGLALIEFTQLFQVLSLPLVPYLELLRLPEAAQAAPALLAGIVDSIMPSILGAGIESEVTRFVMAGVAVTQIIFFTEAAIILVRADIGLTLRDLVMIYALRVLISLPILALLGHWMIG; encoded by the coding sequence ATGACCGACCGCCCGACTCCCGTCGCCTCAGAAGTCCCTCAATCTCGCTACAGCACGAAACAGCTGCTCAAATGCTTGATCCCCACTCTTCTCGGCGTTTTGCTTTTCTTTACGCCCATCAGTGTTGATGGTCGGACGACGATCATGATCGCGTTCGTCATCGACTACATCAATGATGTACTCAAACCCTTCATGGTGACGGCAACAGCCGCGGTCGCCATCATTCCTAGTCTGATCACTCTGGCCGTCACCTTCAGTCCATTACGCCACCGCAAGGGACGCTTGATCACACTATTCAATCCCGGCATGGGCTGGACCATCGTACGCGTCATCGGCGCCTTGTTGATGACGATGGTCTATTTCGAGGTAGGGCCCGAGTGGGTATGGAGCCGCAATACCGGCGGCGTAATGCTCTATGATGTTGGCCCAGTCGTCCTGGCCATCTACTTCCTGTCAGCACTGCTATTACCTCTGCTGACTGACTACGGACTAATGGAGTTCGCCGGCACCTTGTGCAGCCGCATGTTCGAGCGTCTCTTCGGCCTGCCGGGGAGAGCAGCAGTGGACTGCCTCGCCTCTTGGCTGTCAGCCTCCAGCGTGGGCATCATCCTTACGACTCAGCAGTACCGTCAGGGGTTTTACAACAGTCGTGAGGCGTGCACGATCGCAACCAACTTCTCGATCGTCTCGATTGCGTATTCTTACTTGCTGCTCAAGCTGATCGGCCTCGAGGAGATGTTCATTCAATGGTACATCGCCGTTGCCATCACCGGCGTCCTGTGCGCCATCATTGTGCCCAAGCTGCCACCGCTACGTAACAAATTGCCGGTCTACCATCCCGCAGTCGGCAAGCAGCTCAAGACAGACCGTCGTCCTGGAGAAGGTGTACTGGCCCTTGGTCTACGCCGCGCCGTCGAACGTGCCGAGCAAGCCAACTCTCCCACAGAACAGCTCAAGCAAGGGCTTCAGATCAGCGCAGATGTGGCCTTCTCCATCTATCCGGCCATGATGTTGGTGGGATGTGTCGGATTGGCACTGATCGAGTTCACCCAGTTATTCCAGGTGCTATCACTGCCATTGGTGCCCTATCTGGAGTTATTGCGTCTTCCTGAGGCTGCTCAGGCAGCGCCCGCGCTACTCGCCGGCATCGTCGACAGCATCATGCCTTCCATTCTGGGTGCTGGAATCGAAAGCGAAGTGACACGCTTCGTGATGGCGGGGGTCGCCGTCACTCAAATCATCTTCTTTACCGAAGCTGCCATCATCCTGGTCAGAGCTGACATTGGGCTCACATTACGTGATCTGGTCATGATCTATGCCCTGCGAGTGCTGATCTCGCTGCCTATCCTCGCCCTGCTGGGACATTGGATGATCGGCTGA